From one Mya arenaria isolate MELC-2E11 chromosome 4, ASM2691426v1 genomic stretch:
- the LOC128231113 gene encoding alpha-(1,3)-fucosyltransferase C-like, producing MNPFVERSDLVKAAKAEEHVDLNSTNVTHTILWWNQPIWVVPFETKCSNCITSTNRSVFDKSSAVVFSLADGNIGTKPPIENIIRNQNQIWIAFSLETNVQNAWIRDYKNKHWKYVFNWTWNYRPSADIFMPYGRVSERLKPLSKNYSMIFQRKNKFAAWAVSHCNTHSLRDKFVKNMNRRLQNHSIDIFGKCGPLKISKGKLPTLLSNDYKFYLAFENAFCDDYVTEKIFAHFNTDIINVVRGKANYTNIFPKGSFINTRDFKNTSDFVSYLVDVSENETLYSNYLKQKDKFQASFDIKEQYKQSICNICRKLNDPNLKRNTIFDAEEELGQCIKPNDV from the coding sequence atgaatcCTTTCGTGGAACGCAGCGATCTGGTCAAGGCGGCAAAAGCAGAAGAACATGTGGACTTGAATAGCACAAATGTTACACATACAATTCTTTGGTGGAATCAGCCGATATGGGTTGtaccatttgaaacaaaatgtagtAACTGTATAACTTCAACGAACAGAAGCGTTTTCGATAAAAGTTCTGCAGTAGTGTTTTCCCTAGCGGATGGTAACATAGGTACAAAACCAccaattgaaaacattattaGAAACCAAAATCAAATCTGGATAGCCTTTTCATTAGAGACAAATGTGCAAAACGCATGGATCAGagattacaaaaataaacattggaaATATGTGTTCAATTGGACATGGAATTATAGACCTTCTGCAGATATATTTATGCCGTATGGAAGGGTATCAGAAAGATTAAAGCCATTGTCAAAAAACTACTCCATGATATTTCAACGCAAAAACAAATTTGCGGCATGGGCCGTGAGTCATTGCAATACACACAGTTTAAGAGACAAATTTGTGAAAAACATGAATAGGCGTTTGCAAAACCACAGTATCGACATATTTGGAAAGTGTGGCCCCTTAAAGATTTCAAAGGGTAAACTCCCTACTTTATTAAGCAATgattataagttttatttagCGTTTGAAAATGCTTTTTGTGATGACTATGTTACGGAAAAGATATTTGCCCACTTTAACACTGACATTATTAATGTGGTTCGCGGAAAAGCAAATTATACTAATATATTTCCGAAAGGCTCGTTCATCAACACCAGGGACTTTAAAAACACAAGCGATTTTGTTAGTTATTTGGTTGATGTGTCGGAAAATGAAACCCTCTATTCGAACTACTTAAAACAGAAAGACAAATTTCAAGCGAGTTTCGACATCAAAGAGCAATATAAGCAGTCAATATGTAATATTTGCCGAAAATTGAATGATCCAAATCTTAAACGAAATACAATTTTTGACGCAGAAGAGGAACTTGGACAATGCATTAAACCAAATGATGTTTAG